TGAAAGAACACCCGTCTTTAAGCTTGCTATTCTCACTATTAACGCCTGAGGATGCACAAACACAATGTACTGTGAAGAAGCAAGAAAACAATGAGTTTAACCGACAGAAGGCCATCAACCAACCTCCATGATATAGAGGAGGGATTGTAATTATCGCAGAACTCGTATCTCATATTGATGAACTACTTTATCACCTTTATACAAGGCCTTTAAAGAAAGACGCCAagtattaaatgcattttaaagacGAGCAGTTTGAAAATcctttaaataattatatttggctgcaaaatatttTATTGGTGAATATTTGTCCATCACATGATAGGAAAGCTCCAATCCGGTGCTGTTACATTATTTACTATGCACCTTAAACTATTTCAGAAGGCTACAGTGACATCCATCCGTACATATTTTAGTACAAAATCATTTTTGAGCCTGTATTTGTTTCTGAGACACTAAGCTATTTGTGAACATATTTGCATATGGTTCATTTGTATATTAATTTTATGATGCAGATATCTTAGAAGTGTCGTGTAGTTAGGCAATCGTTTTAGATCATGTGTTTGGAACTATCTGTAACAGGTACTGGGAAGACTCTTCTTGCCAGGGCAGTGGCCAGTCAGCTGGACTGCAACTTCCTCAAGGTGGGTGAGACGGGGCTTACAGGGTGCTATGTCAGGTTTGACTGCCACACTGCACTCCGTCAGCTCATTCTGTATGTGTGCGCTACAGGTGGTGTCCAGCTCTATTGTGGACAAGTACATCGGTGAGAGCGCCAGGCTGATCAGAGAGATGTTTAACTATGCCAGAGACCACCAGCCCTGCATCATCTTTATGGATGAGATTGATGCCATTGGTGAGTGAAACTGAGGAACTGGTTTAGTTTTTGTCCCTCCTGGGGCTTTCGCATTTTCGGTTTGGACTTTGTTTCATTAGGGTATATGTATTTTCTAAAGCTGAAGCTTAAACATAGCCTTTGTCGCTGATGTTACTTCATTCTAATGCCGAGTAGAAATATAAAGATACGAACATATTCAGTGTCTTTCTTTTAATTCCCTTGATCAACTTTGACCACATTACtagaataattaatataataatacaaataacaataGAACAAAATATAAACTGAATAGGCAAAAAGGATATTGCAGTCCTTTTTGCACTGATTATACGTACAGTGGTTCAGAATCATAAcataaattaatgtttttttgtgttcccTTTTAGGCGGCCGTCGCTTCTCTGAGGGAACTTCTGCTGACCGAGAGATCCAGAGGACTTTGATGGAGGTAACTGAGTCACTGAAGTGTGAACGTCCTTTAGGAAGTAACTCTATCTCTAGAGGGATCTTTCTGTGGTTCTCcatcaaggactgcatttttaaAGAGATTTCTCAGCTCTATTAATTAAGGTCCAGAAAGGCCTTATgaggcgttcacaccaaacgcattgcaaagtcaatgcatagacgcgaatggttgcgaatattcgcaatgcatttggtgtgaacgcagcactagTCAACAACTTTAACGTCTTTTGTTGCGATTCTAatgctgaatatatatatatatatatatatatatatatatatatatatatatatatatatatatatatatatatacacacacacacacacacagttaacaaTAAGCACAGTCACACAGGTGATGAAATGCAATAGTCTGTCTGCAGTGGGAAAGCTTTGGTCATCTGAATGAATGAACAGgcaaattctgtttattttgtatagccccaaatcataaattacaaactcccctttAGAGGGCTTTACTATCAACAattacacatacaacatccctgacctttgacctcacatcggatcagaaaaactccctttcacagggaaaaaagggaagaaaccttcaggagagcattTCGTGGCCAGAACATCACATTAGCAACATATTCACAAAAGTATTAACTGGTTTTCTTTGACGCAACTATTGATGTCAGCACAGTGAATAGAGGATAACACGCAGGTCTGTGTATCTATCCTGTCAGCTGCTGAACCAGATGGATGGCTTTGACACGCTGCATAGAGTCAAGATGATCATGGCCACCAACAGACCTGACACTCTTGACCCGGCCTTGCTGCGTCCCGGCAGACTGGATCGTAAAATCCGTAAGATCTCTGTACCTGTTGCTCATTGGGGTCAGCTGACCGCACACGCAGCTGATCTaatgtcctcttctcttcttcagaCATCGAACTGCCCAATGAACAGGCTCGTCTGGACATCCTCAAAATTCACTCCAGTCCCATCACCAAGCATGGAGAAATAGGTGAGTGAGCACAACAGCTACCTGGAGATATCCTCTTCATACCCGTACACATCGGTCTTCCGTTGTCAGTGGTTCTCGCCTACTTAGGTCCCATTTTTTAGATCTGTTTCAGAGTTATGCTGTTGTAGTACTGGTTTCATGGGCTTCAAGTCCAACATGTTCATATATTGGTGCAGTTTTTGTTGTCTCTTCACTCTAAAAAACACATGAACTTTCTAGTAACCTCCCACCTCCACTGTCATTTGATCTCCTTCAGGTTCTCGCCTCACAGCTGTTTATATAATATTGATTTAATATTCTGATTATTTTCAACCAGTTTCctcaaatgaataaaataccGTTAttgctttcatttaatttgtctcATCCTCTCAGCTCTTCTTCTTATGCAAATGTGATGTTTCATGGGTTGTTGTTTCGGATCTCACTTGAGGTATAAATACCTACTGCTGTGTATATTAGTGTGGTCAGTCTAACACTTTAAATTGCTTTGGTTGATAGTCTTTGACATCCCCATAAACATTTAACAGGACAACATGTTTTCTGTTCTGTTCATATTTGAGCATATTAATTAATGCACAGAAATCCTAAAACCAACAACAGACTCACAACCTGATGGATTCACTGTCTCCCTGTTTAGGGACCATCTATCAGtgctttttattcattattgaaCTTTACATGTGTAGTGTGGCCAAATGTACACTCACAGTACACGTGTCTGGCTGACCCCGTACACCTTTGAGACCTTTCCTGTCTGGGAGGAGTGTGGCTTCCACTTTAATCTCCTGATAAAAAGACATTATGAGCAGAGAGAACAATATTCCTGAACTGAGAGAAATTACATTTCCAGTGATGGTCTTTGGTTCGTTTCAGATTATGAAGCCATTGTGAAGCTGTCGGACGGTTTCAACGGCGCTGATCTGAGAAATGTTTGCACAGAAGCAGGTGGGTCATTCAGTTGTCATTAGTTTAATTTCCTCAATCATGTTATttacgtgtttgtttgtttgttgcaggTTTGTTTGCCATCCGCGCTGACCGCGAGTACGTCACTCAGGAGGATTTCATGAAAGCCGTGCGGAAGGTGGCGGATTCAAAGAAGCTCGAGTCCAAGCTGGACTACAAGCCTATATAAGCCCTATTCCCATATTTTTCATTGCATTTTCATGTTCCTTGTCCTCCAGTTGCCACTGGTTAGTGTGACTTGCCTTTTATTAAACACTGCATCATAAAGGCTGATCATTCTGCCATCCCACAGAACACGATCAAATAACTTGTACTGAAAATACACCATTATATGgaaaattatgttttcttttcaatttatcattattatttcctCATTACCTTCTAGTGAGCGTGATGGACATTCACATCTCACTGTCTGCATTGTCCAAAACTCATTAAAAGGGACACTTTCTCCCAATATCAAACACGTTGGTCTGCTTACCTGTAATGCTTCTTTTCGGTCTAGGTGGTTTTGGTGTGAGGCGTTGAGATAACGGCGTCTGCATTCTCTCCAATGTAATGGGTACTcctggtttaatgcacttattgtaagtcagcTAAATGTGATGCTGTGATGTCCAACATTGTCCCATAACAAGGCACACGAGGCAACCATTGTTACATACATTGTTTGTAAGCGCCGGAAATATCTTAATAGTTACCTCTGAATTATTTTCTGAGCCTTCTTATGTCACCGTTTACTTATGTTCAACATCGCATTAATGGCATCATttagtataaagtacacactTCAGTTCCAAGAAACAATTTGGATTTCACTGCATTTTCCATAATGTCAAACATGTTCACTAAAAAGAATTTGCTTTGCTTTATTACTCCaaataaagtgaaacaaaagTCTTTTGTGACTAGTAAAACTATACTATAGTAACTTAATAGAACATTTAGTTTGAGATGAATAATATCCATGTATGCTATTCACAAGTACCATTGTTGCTCTTATTGCTGAGACATAAATCAGTGCAATGGCAATATTTCGACTGGTCCTGAATGTTTGGTGTGAGGGAGTTGCAGGAACTCCATTGGCCGCTGCATATGTTCTCCTAAACAACACTGAACGGTTCAGTATGGGCTCATTGTTCTGCAGCTGGTCCCTGTGTCAGGGTGAAGGACTCCTGGACGAAGGCCCTGCACATGGGGCAGTGCTGGAAGTGtgacacacagctgtcacacacacaggcgtgtCTGCAGGGCAGCAACACCTTGTTCACTGCAGCATTCTGACAGACCACACAGTCTCTGCCCCGCCCCGCTGACCATCCCTCCTCCACCACTGGACTCGGCTCCACTCGACTGGCCTTGTTGGCTTCAGTGGATCGGGTACTCTGCTCTAAATCAGGAGGCTCAGATATACCGTCGGCTGACATGAAGAGAGGCTGCAAAGACAGGAGGCATACAAAGTGGAGTTAACTGTTCACGGGCACTACGACTGAAACATTCATGGTGATGTTGGACTTCAGGTCAGGCCTGGAGAAGACACATTTATAACAGAAAGCTTGCATTAGTGTGGAGTCTCATCAAACGATGATgtactattattatatattatggaAAATGTAGGAACCAGTGTTTTTGAGCATGGAACATGGAGCACGTCATGGTGAGAACTGACAAGACAGATGTCCATCAACCGATAAACATCGGTTGATGGACATCTgtcatttcagtttttaaaactGAGTGTTCCAGCTTCTTCAGCAGCGTGGACAGTTCCAGAACCTTTATGTGGAACTTTCCAACTAACCACTGGGACACATCCCACCATATGTAGAGAGGGACATGTCTGTACACCGCGTGACGTCACGCCTGGAACCCCTGATGAAGGAATATAGGGACCTTTTCCCAGTTTTCCATATCTGAATGCAGTGAGGAAGGGACGATAAGCATTTTGTGCTGAACTAGACGAAGACATTGCTAACAGAGCCAGCACCATTCACCCAGACAAATGAAAGACTGGGCTTGGAGCAGTGTTCTTCTGCCAGTTTATGGGGAAACTGGAGCCTGTGATCCTTTGAATTTAGCCTCGACATCCATGTAATCAGGGAGAGCAGGCTGTGCCACACTGCTGTGCTCCATAAGCGGCTTGGGACACGCCTTGCTATAGATTCTTTAAAGGGCTGTGGCCAGCCAGTCTGACAATGCACAACAGCATCAGCGTTTGACAGTGTCCAAAACCTGAGTCTGGAATATCACCACTAACTCGCCCTAACCAGTGGGAGGTGGTTAATAATTCTTAAGGTCAGTAACGCACGTTTATAAAAACAGAGGAAGATCTGAGGGTGAAGCTGCAACACGTGGAGCCTGCTGTCATCGTTGGCCACTATTCTGGGCACGGCTACCGTCTAGGCCTAGGTGAGCCACGTAACCTTTTCTGTCCCTGGCCAGCTGCAGTGAGAGGGCCCCGGGCTTAGTGGCCATGGCGGAGACATCAAAAGACAAGAGCGAAATAATACTGGGAGTTAGGGTTACATCCTACTACattgctgttcattctgtacacaggCAGGCCGTATAACAGTCTTGGGAAGGCAATCATTACGAAATCCTAACGATTAGACTACGGGGTGAGATAAAAAGCCGGAGGCATTTACCGACACCTGTGAGTGACACTTATCCCTCCGGGATCGGACTGCCATCGGAGTTACCACCTTCTCTAAGGTGGTCACCTTCTTTTTTCGTCGAGGCAGGACCTTATTCACTTTGGGCTAATCCAAACCACACAACCATCAAACAGGACATGAACAGATTACAACGGACAGTCGGGACTGCTGAGAACATCATTGGTGGCAGTCTTCATCCAGGACTGATACTCGTCCAGTCAGGACACATCactatttcttttgtttttacacaacACTTGAGTTGTTTATAGAAAtgtgattttttatttcattgttaacTTCTGCATTGGACCGCTTACCTTTCTAAAAAGACCATCCTTATTAACCACATACTAAAATGTATAACTGAAGACCTTGCATGACCCTTTATAGTGTATTGCCTTTTAGAAAACTCTATAAGATCCCTTCCTGAACAGCAAATGGATTAAATAGTAGTTTGTTCACTGTTGAATTCATGCTACTATCATAAAATCTGGTCTACAAATAGTCTCAGCTCCATTGTTTGGTCAGTGTTCTCAAAACACTGTTTTTGGAAGTCATAGTGTGGTTACCTTGATAAATAACATGGAGCACCTGACTGTTTTAGTCCGAAAACAATCTGCTTGAAAAGTGATGTACCTTTAACTCGAACATGTTCCCTTTTGAGGTGAGAAGGTACTGAAAGAGAACCCGTGCAGAAAGGCTGTATTCGTCATCAGGAACATGAATAACCGTCAAACTGGCCACCTGAAAGAGGAAAGACAGCATATTAAGTTTGGATTGTGGAATCACTTAAagtctctcctttccttttcttactAGAGAGCTTGGCTTGGTCAGAGTAGTTGTGACACTGCATGTTGTCTCCACTTTGGCCTGCAGTCTCTCTACttttagtctttgtgctacacTGAGCTGAATGAACAAGCCCCGGCCATCTGActcaaaaacaaactataataagCACTCTCCCCAACATGTCTGAATGTGCGATGGACTCACAATGTTGTAAATGTTTCTAGCTTCTGGCTCTGACAGCGTCAGCACAGCCACAAGAGGGTAGCGTTCCCTTGGCAACGGCCCGAAGTCTGTGATCCCCTGGTCAGCAGGAATCTGTGTGTGAcattcctctctgtcctctctgccAATGCTGGGGGGAGGGCGGAGTCAAAGAGCCGAACACAGAGGGTAAAGACATATCTCCATCATCATGACAACATCAGAGCATTATGCTGTGTCAACATTACAAAGGGAACATCCACCCCGAAGCTCTTATAGCACTAATAACTAACAGGCATTTTTAATttcgattattattattactaaacATGACATCATCTCAAAACATGTTCAGCTATAGTGAGGAGATGGAGGCATCTGTGGTCCTGTCCATATgacaaagtgtccttgagcgagacactgaaccccaataTACTCTGGGACTGCTTTACAGCAGCTGCTTGatggatgggttaaatgcaataatacatacataagaATGAATCACATTTACTGAGTGCTTTTCTGTACTCAAAGATACTattcaagaaaaacaagaattaaagattaaaacatccatccatccattttcaataccgcttatcctcattagggtcgcgggggcgctggagcctatcccagctgacatagggcgaaggcaggggacaccctggacaggccgccagtccatcgagggaagattaaaacaattaagtaattatgattaaatatattaaaagcaaGTCTGAAAAGGTGAGTTTAATTAGGACAATGAAATAACCTTGTTACTACTGTAAAGGATACTGAACGCTGTGGCAGTGGATGTAGCGGCGCTGCAGGGCCTCTTGTAAACATCGGGGGGTGCAGAGCCGCAGGCGGTGCTGGTGGGCTTGCAGAGCGACCTGCAAGGCGCTGACCTCACAGCCCCAGAAACAGCTCAGGACACAGGGCTCCAGACAGCCGGGCCTCAGGAACACACCGTCTGCAAGGAGTGTCCTCTACAGTTATGATGGTCTGggccacaaccacacacacacacactccatgctCAGACTGGATATATAGCGGCTGGAACATTCATAACTTGCATATTCATAGTTGTACATGCTTTGTTGCTGAGATTCCCCAACTGAACAGCGTCGGCCTCCCCAACGGACACAGTACAGGAAGAATATTTGCATTCTATACAGGAAACCATTACCTGCTTGACATTATAGAGATTCAGGTGGAGACATCCCAGTCTTTACCTGTAGCACTCTGGAACAGGAGTTGATGTCATTCTCTTGTTATACTTCATTGTATTTGTCGACCAGAAGAAGCCTCTACCATCCCCACATACTAACCATCCTCGTAAGGCGAGGAACACCTCTAGTGTTCTATTCTGACTGTTCTCACCAACGACAGATGCCGGCCCAGAGCCCATCTCCAGGATGAAGGGGTTGGTCATCTGAACCATTTGCTTCTCAGGGGTTGGCAGGAGAGACTCGGTCTCATCAGAGCTGCGAAGGATCACTGGGACATCGAAGCCAAACCTGCAGGACAGAAGACAACGTGGACAGAGTGGTCGTGTTCTGCATGGCTCTGAATCTCCTCATTAAGAAAGATCCAACTCTTCTGTTGACTCTCTGTCAATAAAAGTATTACAACTACTGTTTACATGATTGTATTCATGGATTCTCAAATAATTGTGTGTCACCAAGACTTTTACATAAGAAATATCAAACTACCATGCCATTATTAGTATTTACTGCACACTACGATTAATACTTGTGTATTTTCCTAGCTTGAAACGGTGTGCTTTAGTCGAATAACAATGTGACGTCACTGTTCTACTTGTTCTACTGAGTCTACAGAAGGGACAGCTGTCTACAGAAGCTGGTGACATTACATTGTGTATGTCATGCTTATTTAGAGGTGATTATGTAGTCCACGTATCAATACAACAATATAGAAAAGTTGCCTAAATCGACAGAATCCGAGGGAGAGGCTAATATGTGAAACATCCAGTCAGAGGCTAAGCTAACGTGGGTGTGGATCACTCACCAGCCCAGCACCATGGCGGCGGTCACCACGAAACACAGAGAAATCACACTGATGTAGAACAGAGGAGAGTACTCGTAcaaggtcacaagaaacaccgCTGCCATTTCATAGGATGTAGAGGCCAAATGATCACAACATCCTCTGGTAAACAATTCCCATGACAGTCAGGACAGGAACTCCTCAGATCACTACGGTGGCCCAGAAGGAAGCATTATATGGAGTATACACAACAACTAGACTGTTATCAATATGTTTTAGGTTTGGATTTCAACTGCAGTGTAAATTGCTTTAGAagtacatgtttgttttgactATTGTATTGCCTAGTTTTATATGTAATGTTAGATCATTGTGAAAGCTAGAACACATTGACTTACGTCTTCAAATTAAAAGCGTAAATTGAAAAACATGTCTTGACGCCGGCTGCAAGGCATGTTTGGATATTACGCAGAGATAAAATAGTAAAGAAAACGAATTATATTGATGTACTTGTATACAGTTGTATTGTCATATGCTTATGaggattgcattttatttatagaaTTATAAAAGCATCTTATTCTTCCTCGCGCATCgagtttattttgaatgtttcaACAGGAAATATATAGTTTGATTTAATGTATTAACTTGACATATTGGTTCGACTGAGATTACTATCCTAGCTAATAGGTTCATTCATTATTCCAGCAGTTGTGTTCACGGTAAAACGTGAATGTGCAGGCAGGAGCCTTGAATAACGGGGTACATGTGTTGTAACctttattaataatgttcaGAGATAGTGTCGGGACCAGTTTGGCATACAGATGTTACCACCTGGGGAGAAAGACACTGTTAGTCTAGTACTCTAACGGTAGGGACTTTTTGTTATCAcactattttattgtattaggAGTCTAATAATGAGCAGTATGAATGATACACCGACTATCCGCCAACAGAGCTCGGAAAATAACTCTGTCAGCAGTAGTGAATGGGATATGGcaaatgatgtgtttgtgtctggctACGAGGACAACCCGGGGGGAGACGGGGGTGTCGCTggggaccgggaccgggacctgGACCGGGACAGGGACCGGGACAGGGACCGGGACAGGGACCTGGACAGGGACCGGGACGGGGACCTGGAGCAACCCGGCCTGGACAGACACCTGCCGCTTTTGTCCCAGGATGGCTTGATGCTGGGCCTGGCTGGGGAGGAATACTCCGGTTCATCCTATCTGGAAATTGATCCAAACTACACTGAAAGTGACGGAAATGTCACAACCAAGAAGCGCATCCGATCTAATAGCTCCAGGCACCGCGGCGAGGTCGTCACGGAGCTGGGACCGGAGGAGGTCCGCTGGTTTTACAAAGAGGACAAGCGGACGTGGAAGCCATTTGTCGGACACGACTCCTTAAAAATCGAGGTCGTCTATCGGAGATTCGGCGAACAGAACCCGGACAAGGTCAAACGGTCCGTTGATCCGCCCGAGGCCGCGGGGAAGGAGCCCGATGATATCCAGCCGGAAGGCGGAGCGGTGGACCGGGGAGGTGGCCGGGCGGAGTGGACGGAGGAGACGAGGCTCCCGGACCACGAGA
The nucleotide sequence above comes from Cyclopterus lumpus isolate fCycLum1 chromosome 24, fCycLum1.pri, whole genome shotgun sequence. Encoded proteins:
- the psmc6 gene encoding 26S proteasome regulatory subunit 10B, whose translation is MADTREKALQDYRKKLLEHKEIDGRLKELREQLREQTKQYEKSENDLKALQSVGQIVGEVLKQLTEEKFIVKATNGPRYVVGCRRQLDKSQLKPGTRVALDMTTLTIMRYLPREVDPLVYNMSHEDPGSVSYSEIGGLSEQIRELREVIELPLTNPELFLRVGIIPPKGCLLYGPPGTGKTLLARAVASQLDCNFLKVVSSSIVDKYIGESARLIREMFNYARDHQPCIIFMDEIDAIGGRRFSEGTSADREIQRTLMELLNQMDGFDTLHRVKMIMATNRPDTLDPALLRPGRLDRKIHIELPNEQARLDILKIHSSPITKHGEIDYEAIVKLSDGFNGADLRNVCTEAGLFAIRADREYVTQEDFMKAVRKVADSKKLESKLDYKPI
- the cgrrf1 gene encoding cell growth regulator with RING finger domain protein 1, which gives rise to MAAVFLVTLYEYSPLFYISVISLCFVVTAAMVLGWFGFDVPVILRSSDETESLLPTPEKQMVQMTNPFILEMGSGPASVVDGVFLRPGCLEPCVLSCFWGCEVSALQVALQAHQHRLRLCTPRCLQEALQRRYIHCHSVHIGREDREECHTQIPADQGITDFGPLPRERYPLVAVLTLSEPEARNIYNIVASLTVIHVPDDEYSLSARVLFQYLLTSKGNMFELKPLFMSADGISEPPDLEQSTRSTEANKASRVEPSPVVEEGWSAGRGRDCVVCQNAAVNKVLLPCRHACVCDSCVSHFQHCPMCRAFVQESFTLTQGPAAEQ